The proteins below are encoded in one region of Rhinolophus sinicus isolate RSC01 linkage group LG07, ASM3656204v1, whole genome shotgun sequence:
- the CD70 gene encoding CD70 antigen: MQRWRKTRKEMAEEGSCTYLIRRLPWALILRTVSVLLFIVTGICSIVCIQQLAQQHRLESPAWDIAELQLNHTGPRMDPRLHWQGGPELGRSFLRGPQLDKGQLLVQRDGIYRLHIQVTLTNCSSSLKNTMSSRATLAVGICSPATRSISLLRLNFYLRCTVASQRLTPLAHGDTLCTNLTLPLLPSQNADETFFGIQWVHP, translated from the exons ATGCAGCGCTGGCGGAAGACAAGGAAAGAGATGGCAGAGGAAGGCTCCTGCACCTACTTGATACGCCGCCTGCCCTGGGCGCTCATCTTGCGGACTGTTTCTGTGCTGCTTTTCATTGTCACGGGGATATGCAGCATCGTCTGCATCCAGCAACTCGCACAGCAACACCGGCTCGAGTCACCTGCG tgGGACATAGCTGAGCTCCAGCTGAACCACACAG GACCTCGAATGGACCCCAGGCTGCACTGGCAAGGGGGCCCAGAGCTGGGTCGGTCCTTCCTGCGTGGACCACAGCTGGACAAAGGGCAGCTGCTTGTCCAGCGTGACGGCATCTACAGGCTGCACATCCAGGTGACATTAACCAACTGCTCCTCCTCCCTGAAGAACACCATGTCATCCCGGGCCACCCTGGCTGTGGGCATCTGCTCCCCTGCCACCCGGAGCATTAGTCTGCTGAGACTCAACTTCTACCTCAGGTGCACGGTCGCCTCGCAGCGCCTGACGCCTTTGGCCCACGGGGACACTCTCTGCACTAACCTCACTCTGCCACTGCTGCCGTCCCAAAATGCTGATGAGACGTTTTTTGGGATTCAGTGGGTGCACCCCTAA